A section of the Meles meles chromosome 8, mMelMel3.1 paternal haplotype, whole genome shotgun sequence genome encodes:
- the NEU3 gene encoding sialidase-3 isoform X3, with product MLLEARNRKRCRGSAERGRGWGGASTASVSLGGAESGEEPTADPTAGYQLPPRVLSGLLFGASWWGPLRPLMEATLPGHRTMNPCPVWEQKSGCVYLFFICVRGHVTERQQVVSGRNAARLCFICSRDAGCSWSEVRDLTEEVIGTDVKRWATFAVGPGHGIQLQSGRLVIPAYAYYIPSWFFCFRLPCKAKPHSLMIYSDDLGATWHHGSLIKPMATVECEVAEVTGRAGNPVLYCSARTPNRCRAEAFSINHGECFQRPALSPQLCEPPHGCQGSVVSFRPMEILQGCQDPNGKDAPIGQQSPLLDSSPRLEQEADPPPESWLLYSHPTCKKRRVNLGIYLNQTPLGAACWSRPWILHCGPCGYSDLAALEKEGLFGCLFECGTKRECEQIAFRLFTDQEILSHMHEDCCSPGRSSEPTES from the exons ATGCTGCTAGAGGCGAGAAATCGAAAGCGCTGCCGCGGCAGTGCAGagagggggcggggctggggcggggcatCGACTGCGTCCGTCTCATTGGGCGGGGCTGAGTCTGGGGAGGAGCCAACGGCAGATCCAACGGCCGGCTATCAGCTGCCTCCGagagttctttctggcctgctattCGGGGCGTCTTGG TGGGGACCCCTGCGGCCGTTGATGGAAGCCACACTACCCGGGCATCGGACCATGAACCCCTGTCCTGTGTGGGAGCAGAAGAGTGGCTGCGTGTACCTATTCTTCATCTGTGTGCGGGGCCACGTCACCGAGCGTCAGCAAGTCGTGTCAGGCAGGAATGCAGCCCGCCTCTGCTTCATCTGCAGTCGGGACGCTGGCTGTTCGTGGAGCGAGGTGAGGGACCTGACTGAAGAGGTTATTGGCACCGACGTGAAGCGCTGGGCCACATTTGCTGTGGGcccaggtcatgggatccagctgCAGTCGGGGAGGCTGGTCATCCCTGCATATGCCTACTACATCCCTTCCTGGTTCTTTTGCTTCCGGCTACCATGTAAAGCCAAACCTCATTCCCTGATGATCTACAGTGATGACCTGGGGGCCACCTGGCACCATGGCAGCCTCATTAAGCCCATGGCAACTGTGGAGTGTGAAGTGGCAGAAGTGACTGGGAGAGCGGGCAACCCTGTGCTGTATTGCAGCGCCCGGACCCCAAACAGGTGCCGGGCAGAGGCTTTCAGCATTAACCATGGTGAATGCTTTCAGAGACCAGCCCTGAGCCCTCAGCTCTGTGAGCCCCCGCATGGCTGCCAAGGCAGTGTGGTGAGTTTCCGGCCCATGGAGATCCTTCAAGGGTGCCAGGACCCTAATGGCAAAGATGCTCCTATAGGTCAGCAGAGCCCTCTGCTGGACAGCTCACCGAGGCTAGAGCAGGAAGCCGACCCACCGCCTGAGTCTTGGCTCTTGTACTCACATCCAACCTGTAAGAAGCGGAGGGTCAACTTAGGCATCTACCTCAACCAGACCCCCTTGGGGGCTGCCTGCTGGTCCCGCCCGTGGATCTTGCACTGCGGGCCCTGTGGCTACTCCGATTTGGCTGCTTTGGAAAAGGAGGGCTTGTTTGGGTGTTTGTTTGAGTGTGGGACCAAACGAGAGTGTGAGCAGATTGCCTTCCGCCTGTTTACAGACcaagagatcctgagccacatgCACGAGGACTGCTGCAGCCCTGGTAGGAGCTCTGAGCCAACTGAAAGCTAA
- the NEU3 gene encoding sialidase-3 isoform X1, translated as MEEPGSREEVMEEVTSCSSNSPLFQQEDKRGVTYRIPALLYIPPTHTFLAFAEKRSTSRDEDALHLVLRRGLRTGHSVQWGPLRPLMEATLPGHRTMNPCPVWEQKSGCVYLFFICVRGHVTERQQVVSGRNAARLCFICSRDAGCSWSEVRDLTEEVIGTDVKRWATFAVGPGHGIQLQSGRLVIPAYAYYIPSWFFCFRLPCKAKPHSLMIYSDDLGATWHHGSLIKPMATVECEVAEVTGRAGNPVLYCSARTPNRCRAEAFSINHGECFQRPALSPQLCEPPHGCQGSVVSFRPMEILQGCQDPNGKDAPIGQQSPLLDSSPRLEQEADPPPESWLLYSHPTCKKRRVNLGIYLNQTPLGAACWSRPWILHCGPCGYSDLAALEKEGLFGCLFECGTKRECEQIAFRLFTDQEILSHMHEDCCSPGRSSEPTES; from the exons ATGGAGGAGCCGGGGTCCCGCGAAG AGGTCATGGAAGAAGTGACATCGTGCTCCTCCAACAGCCCTCTGTTCCAGCAGGAAGACAAGAGAGGGGTCACCTACCGGATCCCAGCCCTGCTCtacatcccccccacccacaccTTCCTGGCCTTTGCAGAGAAGCGCTCCACGAGCAGGGACGAGGACGCTCTCCACCTGGTGCTGAGGCGAGGGTTGAGGACTGGGCACTCAGTACAG TGGGGACCCCTGCGGCCGTTGATGGAAGCCACACTACCCGGGCATCGGACCATGAACCCCTGTCCTGTGTGGGAGCAGAAGAGTGGCTGCGTGTACCTATTCTTCATCTGTGTGCGGGGCCACGTCACCGAGCGTCAGCAAGTCGTGTCAGGCAGGAATGCAGCCCGCCTCTGCTTCATCTGCAGTCGGGACGCTGGCTGTTCGTGGAGCGAGGTGAGGGACCTGACTGAAGAGGTTATTGGCACCGACGTGAAGCGCTGGGCCACATTTGCTGTGGGcccaggtcatgggatccagctgCAGTCGGGGAGGCTGGTCATCCCTGCATATGCCTACTACATCCCTTCCTGGTTCTTTTGCTTCCGGCTACCATGTAAAGCCAAACCTCATTCCCTGATGATCTACAGTGATGACCTGGGGGCCACCTGGCACCATGGCAGCCTCATTAAGCCCATGGCAACTGTGGAGTGTGAAGTGGCAGAAGTGACTGGGAGAGCGGGCAACCCTGTGCTGTATTGCAGCGCCCGGACCCCAAACAGGTGCCGGGCAGAGGCTTTCAGCATTAACCATGGTGAATGCTTTCAGAGACCAGCCCTGAGCCCTCAGCTCTGTGAGCCCCCGCATGGCTGCCAAGGCAGTGTGGTGAGTTTCCGGCCCATGGAGATCCTTCAAGGGTGCCAGGACCCTAATGGCAAAGATGCTCCTATAGGTCAGCAGAGCCCTCTGCTGGACAGCTCACCGAGGCTAGAGCAGGAAGCCGACCCACCGCCTGAGTCTTGGCTCTTGTACTCACATCCAACCTGTAAGAAGCGGAGGGTCAACTTAGGCATCTACCTCAACCAGACCCCCTTGGGGGCTGCCTGCTGGTCCCGCCCGTGGATCTTGCACTGCGGGCCCTGTGGCTACTCCGATTTGGCTGCTTTGGAAAAGGAGGGCTTGTTTGGGTGTTTGTTTGAGTGTGGGACCAAACGAGAGTGTGAGCAGATTGCCTTCCGCCTGTTTACAGACcaagagatcctgagccacatgCACGAGGACTGCTGCAGCCCTGGTAGGAGCTCTGAGCCAACTGAAAGCTAA
- the NEU3 gene encoding sialidase-3 isoform X2, whose protein sequence is MEEVTSCSSNSPLFQQEDKRGVTYRIPALLYIPPTHTFLAFAEKRSTSRDEDALHLVLRRGLRTGHSVQWGPLRPLMEATLPGHRTMNPCPVWEQKSGCVYLFFICVRGHVTERQQVVSGRNAARLCFICSRDAGCSWSEVRDLTEEVIGTDVKRWATFAVGPGHGIQLQSGRLVIPAYAYYIPSWFFCFRLPCKAKPHSLMIYSDDLGATWHHGSLIKPMATVECEVAEVTGRAGNPVLYCSARTPNRCRAEAFSINHGECFQRPALSPQLCEPPHGCQGSVVSFRPMEILQGCQDPNGKDAPIGQQSPLLDSSPRLEQEADPPPESWLLYSHPTCKKRRVNLGIYLNQTPLGAACWSRPWILHCGPCGYSDLAALEKEGLFGCLFECGTKRECEQIAFRLFTDQEILSHMHEDCCSPGRSSEPTES, encoded by the exons ATGGAAGAAGTGACATCGTGCTCCTCCAACAGCCCTCTGTTCCAGCAGGAAGACAAGAGAGGGGTCACCTACCGGATCCCAGCCCTGCTCtacatcccccccacccacaccTTCCTGGCCTTTGCAGAGAAGCGCTCCACGAGCAGGGACGAGGACGCTCTCCACCTGGTGCTGAGGCGAGGGTTGAGGACTGGGCACTCAGTACAG TGGGGACCCCTGCGGCCGTTGATGGAAGCCACACTACCCGGGCATCGGACCATGAACCCCTGTCCTGTGTGGGAGCAGAAGAGTGGCTGCGTGTACCTATTCTTCATCTGTGTGCGGGGCCACGTCACCGAGCGTCAGCAAGTCGTGTCAGGCAGGAATGCAGCCCGCCTCTGCTTCATCTGCAGTCGGGACGCTGGCTGTTCGTGGAGCGAGGTGAGGGACCTGACTGAAGAGGTTATTGGCACCGACGTGAAGCGCTGGGCCACATTTGCTGTGGGcccaggtcatgggatccagctgCAGTCGGGGAGGCTGGTCATCCCTGCATATGCCTACTACATCCCTTCCTGGTTCTTTTGCTTCCGGCTACCATGTAAAGCCAAACCTCATTCCCTGATGATCTACAGTGATGACCTGGGGGCCACCTGGCACCATGGCAGCCTCATTAAGCCCATGGCAACTGTGGAGTGTGAAGTGGCAGAAGTGACTGGGAGAGCGGGCAACCCTGTGCTGTATTGCAGCGCCCGGACCCCAAACAGGTGCCGGGCAGAGGCTTTCAGCATTAACCATGGTGAATGCTTTCAGAGACCAGCCCTGAGCCCTCAGCTCTGTGAGCCCCCGCATGGCTGCCAAGGCAGTGTGGTGAGTTTCCGGCCCATGGAGATCCTTCAAGGGTGCCAGGACCCTAATGGCAAAGATGCTCCTATAGGTCAGCAGAGCCCTCTGCTGGACAGCTCACCGAGGCTAGAGCAGGAAGCCGACCCACCGCCTGAGTCTTGGCTCTTGTACTCACATCCAACCTGTAAGAAGCGGAGGGTCAACTTAGGCATCTACCTCAACCAGACCCCCTTGGGGGCTGCCTGCTGGTCCCGCCCGTGGATCTTGCACTGCGGGCCCTGTGGCTACTCCGATTTGGCTGCTTTGGAAAAGGAGGGCTTGTTTGGGTGTTTGTTTGAGTGTGGGACCAAACGAGAGTGTGAGCAGATTGCCTTCCGCCTGTTTACAGACcaagagatcctgagccacatgCACGAGGACTGCTGCAGCCCTGGTAGGAGCTCTGAGCCAACTGAAAGCTAA
- the NEU3 gene encoding sialidase-3 isoform X4, which yields MEATLPGHRTMNPCPVWEQKSGCVYLFFICVRGHVTERQQVVSGRNAARLCFICSRDAGCSWSEVRDLTEEVIGTDVKRWATFAVGPGHGIQLQSGRLVIPAYAYYIPSWFFCFRLPCKAKPHSLMIYSDDLGATWHHGSLIKPMATVECEVAEVTGRAGNPVLYCSARTPNRCRAEAFSINHGECFQRPALSPQLCEPPHGCQGSVVSFRPMEILQGCQDPNGKDAPIGQQSPLLDSSPRLEQEADPPPESWLLYSHPTCKKRRVNLGIYLNQTPLGAACWSRPWILHCGPCGYSDLAALEKEGLFGCLFECGTKRECEQIAFRLFTDQEILSHMHEDCCSPGRSSEPTES from the coding sequence ATGGAAGCCACACTACCCGGGCATCGGACCATGAACCCCTGTCCTGTGTGGGAGCAGAAGAGTGGCTGCGTGTACCTATTCTTCATCTGTGTGCGGGGCCACGTCACCGAGCGTCAGCAAGTCGTGTCAGGCAGGAATGCAGCCCGCCTCTGCTTCATCTGCAGTCGGGACGCTGGCTGTTCGTGGAGCGAGGTGAGGGACCTGACTGAAGAGGTTATTGGCACCGACGTGAAGCGCTGGGCCACATTTGCTGTGGGcccaggtcatgggatccagctgCAGTCGGGGAGGCTGGTCATCCCTGCATATGCCTACTACATCCCTTCCTGGTTCTTTTGCTTCCGGCTACCATGTAAAGCCAAACCTCATTCCCTGATGATCTACAGTGATGACCTGGGGGCCACCTGGCACCATGGCAGCCTCATTAAGCCCATGGCAACTGTGGAGTGTGAAGTGGCAGAAGTGACTGGGAGAGCGGGCAACCCTGTGCTGTATTGCAGCGCCCGGACCCCAAACAGGTGCCGGGCAGAGGCTTTCAGCATTAACCATGGTGAATGCTTTCAGAGACCAGCCCTGAGCCCTCAGCTCTGTGAGCCCCCGCATGGCTGCCAAGGCAGTGTGGTGAGTTTCCGGCCCATGGAGATCCTTCAAGGGTGCCAGGACCCTAATGGCAAAGATGCTCCTATAGGTCAGCAGAGCCCTCTGCTGGACAGCTCACCGAGGCTAGAGCAGGAAGCCGACCCACCGCCTGAGTCTTGGCTCTTGTACTCACATCCAACCTGTAAGAAGCGGAGGGTCAACTTAGGCATCTACCTCAACCAGACCCCCTTGGGGGCTGCCTGCTGGTCCCGCCCGTGGATCTTGCACTGCGGGCCCTGTGGCTACTCCGATTTGGCTGCTTTGGAAAAGGAGGGCTTGTTTGGGTGTTTGTTTGAGTGTGGGACCAAACGAGAGTGTGAGCAGATTGCCTTCCGCCTGTTTACAGACcaagagatcctgagccacatgCACGAGGACTGCTGCAGCCCTGGTAGGAGCTCTGAGCCAACTGAAAGCTAA